From Miscanthus floridulus cultivar M001 chromosome 15, ASM1932011v1, whole genome shotgun sequence, the proteins below share one genomic window:
- the LOC136508253 gene encoding translocase of chloroplast 90, chloroplastic-like, producing MLMNFREWISYRLGSSLLSARPFALSAGADDAASEGDAHGSTHNGFVDTVTASTFSSNDTPASEVTTNSNTGAIYSGTVQQDDDNKKSDPLMKVEALQIKFLRLVYRTGVSPSADVVAQVLYRLQLANLIKASESDARRTNLAINKARVIAAQQEAPGGPDLDVSLRILLLGKTGVGKSATINSIFDERKVATDALVPATHRIKKIEGTIKGIRVTVIDTPGLMPHYHGQRRNRKILNSVKRFIKRSPPDIVLYFERLDHINSRYSDYPLLKLMTDILGSSMWFNTVLVMTHSSSSPPEGPDGYPLEYDTYTRYYKNVVQRHIQAAVSNTQLDNPFVLIDNHPMCRRNTKGERVLPNGQVWVSELLLLCGATMLLTEANSLLKFQDSFLLSQANTRLPSLPHLLSSLLKPHSSSSSDAIDSELTEMSDEEDEYDQLPPFRILKKSEYENLTNEQKSAYLDELDYRETLYLKKQWKEGIRRKRLTEAQNDEVGDDYEESASPEIVHMSDMDIPLSFDSDYPVHRYRHIITDDQLFRPVLDPQGWDHDIGFDAINFEASQELKKNVSGAITGQMRKDKEDMYIHSECSVSYNAQRGCSLMGGMDMQTASRDLVCTVHGDAKFRNLPWNTTGGGISVTKFGNKYFAGAKLEDSVTIGKQVKLVANAGRMAGCGQVAHGGGVEITARGKDYPVREESVTAAVSTLSFEKETVIGANLQSDFRVGRGSKISVSTNLNSRNIGKLSIRTSTSDHTEIALIAVVSLIQFILRRRSAAADKGEQESDETYLDD from the exons ATGCTGATGAACTTCAGGGAATGGATCTCGTACCGCCTCGGGTCCTCGCTGCTGTCCGCCAGGCCCTTCGCGCTCTCCGCTGGCGCCGATGACGCCGCCTCCGAGGGTGATGCTCATG GTTCAACACACAATGGCTTTGTAGATACTGTTACTGCCAGTACATTTTCTTCTAATGATACGCCGGCGTCAGAGGTCACCACCAACTCTAATACTGGTGCAATTTATTCTGGTACTGTTCAACaagatgatgataacaagaagtcAGATCCACTCATGAAAGTCGAGGCGCTTCAAATCAAGTTTCTGCGGTTAGTATACAGGACTGGAGTGTCTCCCAGTGCTGATGTAGTTGCACAGGTTCTGTACAGGTTGCAGCTTGCAAATTTGATTAAAGCGAGTGAATCAGATGCGAGGAGAACAAACCTTGCTATCAACAAAGCCAGGGTTATAGCAGCACAGCAAGAAGCACCGGGTGGGCCTGATCTGGACGTCTCGTTGCGAATCCTTCTTCTAGGAAAGACTGGTGTGGGAAAGAGTGCCACGATAAATTCAATTTTCGATGAGAGGAAGGTGGCTACTGATGCTCTGGTTCCGGCTACTCATAGGATAAAGAAGATTGAAGGAACAATCAAAGGAATAAGAGTCACAGTTATCGACACACCTGGTCTGATGCCTCATTACCATGGCCAAAGGAGGAACAGGAAGATTCTGAATTCTgtcaagcgcttcattaagcgaTCCCCACCTGATATCGTGTTATACTTTGAGCGGTTGGACCATATTAACAGCAGATACAGTGATTACCCACTGCTGAAGCTTATGACTGACATATTGGGCTCTTCGATGTGGTTCAACACTGTCCTTGTAATGACTCACTCTTCCTCATCTCCTCCTGAAGGACCAGATGGTTACCCTTTGGAATATGACACTTACACGCGTTACTACAAAAATGTGGTACAGCGTCATATCCAGGCTGCAGTTTCCAACACACAGTTGGATAATCCTTTTGTGCTGATAGACAATCATCCAATGTGCAGACGAAACACCAAGGGTGAAAGGGTCTTACCAAATGGACAGGTATGGGTATCAGAACTGCTGCTGCTGTGTGGGGCAACCATGTTGCTGACAGAAGCAAATTCCTTGCTTAAGTTTCAAGATAGCTTCCTACTGTCACAAGCAAACACCAGGCTGCCTTCGCTGCCTCATCTTCTTTCTTCACTCCTTAAGCCTCATTCTTCATCAAGTTCAGATGCCATTGACAGTGAATTGACAGAAATGTCAGATGAGGAGGATGAATATGATCAACTACCACCCTTCCGCATTCTAAAGAAATCTGAATATGAAAATTTGACAAATGAACAGAAGTCTGCATATCTTGATGAACTGGACTACCGTGAGACTTTGTACCTAAAGAAACAGTGGAAGGAGGGAATCAGAAGAAAAAGGCTTACTGAAGCTCAGAATGACGAAGTTGGTGATGATTATGAAGAGAGTGCATCCCCAGAGATTGTGCACATGTCAGATATGGACATTCCACTAAGTTTTGACTCTGATTATCCTGTGCATCGTTACCGTCACATTATAACTGATGATCAgttgtttagaccagttttggATCCCCAAGGATGGGACCATGATATTGGGTTCGATGCCATCAATTTTGAAGCATCTCAAGAGTTGAAAAAGAATGTCTCTGGAGCAATTACAGGACAGATGAGAAAGGACAAGGAAGACATGTATATCCATTCAGAATGTTCAGTAAGTTACAATGCTCAGAGAGGCTGCTCCTTGATGGGGGGTATGGATATGCAAACGGCAAGCAGAGATTTGGTCTGTACCGTTCACGGGGATGCCAAGTTCCGCAATCTGCCTTGGAACACTACTGGAGGTGGCATTTCTGTTACTAAGTTTGGCAACAAGTACTTTGCTGGTGCCAAGTTAGAAGACTCTGTTACCATTGGGAAACAGGTTAAACTGGTAGCCAACGCCGGTAGAATGGCTGGCTGTGGACAAGTGGCACATGGAGGTGGTGTGGAGATAACAGCAAGGGGGAAAGATTACCCTGTGAGGGAAGAGAGTGTCACGGCAGCAGTCTCCACTTTGTCGTTTGAAAAGGAAACTGTAATTGGGGCCAACCTTCAGTCAGACTTCCGAGTGGGCCGTGGATCAAAAATATCAGTCAGCACTAACCTAAATAGTAGAAATATAGGCAAGCTCAGCATCAGGACTAGCACGTCAGACCACACTGAGATAGCTCTGATAGCAGTTGTGTCATTGATCCAGTTCATTCTTAGGAGAAGATCGGCAGCAGCTGATAAAGGTGAGCAAGAGagtgatgaaacctatttggatgACTAA
- the LOC136508216 gene encoding protein SUPPRESSOR OF GENE SILENCING 3 homolog — MSGSGDHRDGGPPGPDGGWKTMGKKSKKPGQVGGRQWAPGSSTNATPNTARPAWGGNGSSHPSGTTWAQASDRGAANRGNPRPPPQTLRPVLTPPLANGWQWQSRPRPSGSEVEKDDAPLSGSDPEVENVDGNNTSDDDDDLSDDISDDYDSDASEKSFETRKTNKWFKEFFEKLNTLSVEQTNELAREWHCPACKNGPGAIDWYKGLQPLMTHARTKGSKRVRLHREFAALLEEELSRMGTSVVPAGEQFGKWKGLRESTDREIVWPPMVIVMNTFLEKDDDDKWKGMGNQELLDYFGEYAATKARHAYGPSGHRGMSVLIFESSAVGYMEAERLHRHFVNQDTDRNAWQLRKVRFVPGGKRQLFGFLASKEDMEAFNKHCHGKSRLKYEMESYNKMVVMQMKQMSEDNQQLNYMKNKMVKTEQRSKAVEESLGVVSQKLRETIEENIFVRSKAKEKHLEYEQEMKYQEEFFHSQIEDIHKATEDKEKLFEKLLQEERSKARRFDVDSGTTEDRKLRKDHVQKFIDCQVKDVAEFEAERDELIKVHEEKKMKLKKEYMEKELELEKEIDAALTDLMEKHKPDAFEASSS; from the exons ATGTCGGGCTCCGGCGATCATCGCGACGGCGGGCCTCCTGGACCCG ATggtggctggaaaaccatggggaagaagtcgaagAAACCAGGGCAAGTAGGTGGGAGACAGTGGGCACCGGGGAGTTCCACAAATGCGACACCTAACACAGCAAGGCCAGCATGGGGTGGCAATGGTTCCTCGCACCCTTCTGGAACGACTTGGGCTCAAGCTTCAGATCGTGGTGCTGCTAACAGAGGCAATCCTAGACCGCCACCACAAACATTGCGGCCTGTTCTGACTCCACCTCTGGCAAATGGTTGGCAGTGGCAATCCAGGCCTCGCCCATCTGGTTCTGAAGTCGAGAAGGATGATGCTCCTCTATCTGGTTCTGACCCTGAGGTGGAGAATGTTGATGGCAACAATAcatcagatgatgatgatgatttgagTGATGATATCAGTGATGACTATGATTCTGATGCAAGTGAGAAAAGTTTTGAGACTCGAAAAACAAACAAGTGGTTCAAAGAATTCTTTGAAAAATTGAATACATTGAGTGTTGAACAGACAAATGAACTGGCTAGGGAATGGCATTGCCCAGCATGCAAAAATGGACCTGGGGCAATTGACTGGTACAAAGGGCTGCAACCTTTAATGACTCATGCTAGAACAAAGGGTTCTAAAAGGGTTAGGCTTCACAGAGAATTTGCTGCATTGCTGGAAGAGGAGCTCTCTCGCATGGGAACTTCAGTGGTACCAGCGGGTGAACAATTTGGGAAATGGAAAGGACTGCGAGAAAGCACTGATCGGGAGATAGTGTGGCCACCAATGGTTATTGTTATGAACACCTTCTTGGAAAAAGATGACGATGATAAG TGGAAGGGCATGGGGAACCAAGAGCTCCTTGATTATTTTGGAGAATATGCGGCAACCAAAGCACGCCATGCCTATGGTCCCTCTGGGCACCGTGGTATGAGCGTGTTAATATTTGAAAGCTCAGCTGTGGGCTACATGGAAGCTGAACGTCTGCATAGGCACTTTGTTAATCAAGATACAGACAGGAATGCATGGCAGCTCCGCAAGGTTCGATTCGTACCTGGTGGTAAAAGGCAGCTATTTGGTTTCTTAGCAAGCAAAGAGGATATGGAGGCGTTCAACAAGCATTGCCATG GTAAAAGCCGTCTGAAGTATGAGATGGAGTCTTACAATAAGATGGTGGTGATGCAAATGAAACAGATGAGTGAAGACAACCAACAACTGAATTACATGAAGAACAAAATGGTTAAGACAGAGCAGCGCTCTAAAGCAGTAGAAGAATCATTGGGTGTTGTTAGCCAGAAGCTACGTGAGACTATAGAAGAGAATATATTTGTCAGGAGTAAAGCAAAAGAGAAGCACTTGGAGTATGAGCAAGAG ATGAAGTACCAGGAGGAATTTTTTCATAGTCAAATTGAGGATATTCACAAGGCCACAGAGGATAAAGAAAAGCTGTTTGAGAAGTTGCTGCAGGAGGAGCGCTCAAAGGCTAGACGCTTTGATGTAGATTCTGGAACTACCGAAGATCGTAAGCTAAG GAAGGATCATGTACAGAAGTTCATTGATTGCCAGGTCAAGGATGTGGCAGAGTTTGAAGCTGAGCGGGATGAGCTGATCAAAGTCCacgaggagaagaagatgaagctcaagaaagagtACATGGAGAAGGAGCTGGAGCTGGAGAAGGAGATCGACGCAGCCCTGACGGACCTGATGGAGAAGCATAAGCCAGATGCCTTTGAGGCCTCCAGCTCGTAA